TCGCTGCCTTCCGGCTGCTGGTGCGCGCCGGGCCGGCGGGGCTGCCGGCGGGCGAGATCGCCCGGGCGCTGGGCGCGGCGCCGTCGACGCTCTCGACCCATCTGGGTCTCTTGCAGCGGGCCGGCCTGGTGACGTCGGAGCGGCGCTCGCGGCTGATCGTCTACCGGGCGGATTTCGACGGCGTCGGGGCGCTGATGCGGTTCCTGATGGAAGACTGCTGCAAGGGCCACAAGATCGTCCGGGCCGCGGTTCGCGCGGCACTCGAAGACGCGGCCTGACCGGCCCCGAACGGAAAACGAGAGGAGAAACGGCAATGAAACGCCTGCATGTGCATCTGAACGTCGCGGACCTGGACAAGACGGTGCAGTTCTACCGGACCCTGTTCGGCGCCGCGCCGGACAAGCTGAAGAACGACTACGCCCAGTGGATGCTCGACGAGCCGGCGGTCAATTTTGCCGTCTCGACGCAGAAATGCTGCGACGGCGAAGGCGGCGGCGTCTCCCATCTCGGCATCCAGGTCGAGGACGACGACAGCCTGAAGGCGATCACCCGCGCGCTGACCGACGCCGAGCAGTCCGTCTTCGAGGAGAAGGAAAACCTCTGCTGCTACGCCAAAGGCAACAAGACCTGGGCGTCTGATCCCGACGGCGTGGTCTGGGAAACCTTCCACCGGCTCGCCCATTCCGACACGATCGGCCGCGACGACGCCCGGGACGCGGAAATCGGCGCCCTGCACGACCGGGCGGCGCTGTAGGCGGCCTTTCCGCGGCGCGGCGCACCCCGGCCGGCGGCCCCGCGCCCGAAACGCCCCCAAACGCACGGCCGATGACCTTCTCCCTCGCCCGGAAACTCGCCGCCGAAGCCCTCGGCACCGCCTTTCTGCTCGCAACGGTCGTCGGCTCGGGAATCATGGCGGAGACGCTGGCCGGCGGCAACGTGGCGCTCGCCCTGCTGGGCAATACGGTGGCGACGGGCGCGATCCTGATGGTGCTGATCCTGATCTTCGGCCCGGTCTCGGGCGCCCATTTCAACCCGGCGGTCACGCTCGCCTTCCTGATCCGGCGCGAAATCGGCACGCGCGACGCGGCGGTCTACATCGTTGTCCAGATCGCCGCCGGGCTGGCCGGCGTGCTGGTCGCCCATCTGATGTTCGGCGAGCCGGCCTTCGCCGCCTCGGTCAACAGCCGGACCGGCATCGGCCAGTGGACCGGCGAGTTCGTCGCCACATTCGGGCTCGTGGCGACCATCCTGGGCACGGTCCGCTTCCGCCCGGAGGCGACGGCCTACGCCGTCGGCCTGTTCATCTCGGCCGGCTACTGGTTCACCTCATCGACCTCCTTCGCCAATCCGGCGGTCACGATCGCCCGCAGCCTGACCGACAGTTTCTCCGGCATCCTGCCGGCCCACGCGCCGGGCTTTATCCTGGCCCAGCTTGCGGGCGCGGTCGCGGCAACGCTCGTCTTCGGCTGGCTCCTCAAGGAACGCAGCGGCTGAACGAAGGGGAGCGCCGCTGCGGCGCGCTTCCCGTATCGCCGATTGCCGGATGGCGCTATAGCTGCGCCCGGCGCCGGCTCCGCGGCGCTCTTTTTTGCGCCGCCCGTTCCCCCGCCCCTCCCGGCCGCTGCCTGTTCCGCCGATGAACGATTCATGACCGTCAGAGCCAAAGCGGCCTTTTTCCTGGTCCTGATGCTGATGGCGGCAGCGGGCTCCTTTTCGATGCAGGTCTTCCTGCCGGCGCTACCGGAAATCCAGCGCTACTTCGGGTCGAGCCAGTCCTTCGTCCAGCTCACGCTCAGCCTGTCGATGGTGGCGATCGCCGTTTCGACCCTGTTCTACGGTCCGTTGTCCGACCGTTTCGGCCGCAAGCCGGTGCTGGTCGGCGGCATGGGCCTGTTCCTTGCCGGCAGCCTGCTTTCCACTTTCGCGCCGTCGGTCACCCTGCTGATCGTGGGGCGGGTCGCGCAGGCCGCCGGCGGCGCTGCCGGCATGGTCCTGAGCCGCGCCATCGTCCGCGATGTCTACGGCGCCGCCGAAGCGCCGAAGGCGATAAACTACCTGACGATGGCGATGGTGATCGCGCCGATGATCGCGCCGGTGGTCGGCGGGTTTCTCACCGAAGGCTTCGGCTGGCGGGCGAATTTTGCCGCAACCGCCGTGCTCGCCCTGCTGGTCGGCGCCCTTGTCGTCGGGTTGCTGCACGAGACCTTTCCCTCCGCAGCGCGCGCCCGTTCCCGCGACGGATCGATCGTCCGGTCGGCGCTGGGCGGCCTGCGCCAGGTCGCGCGGTCGCGGCGGTTCTGGGGCTATACGCTGATCTCGGCCTTCAGCATGGCGATCTTCTTCGCCTTCGTCGCCGGCGCGCCCTACCTGATGAACGGGCTGCTGAAACGCCCGCCGAGTGAATACGGTTTGTGGTTCCTGGGCATTCCCGGCATGTTTGCCGTGGGGAGCTTCACCGCGACACGGCTTCTGAACACGCTGGGCCTCGACCGCTCGGTCATGCTGGGTGCGATTCTGGGCGCGTTGGTCCTGGCCGTCGCGGCCCTGCTGTTCGGCGTGTTCGCCCTCACGCCGGCCCTGTTGTTCGTGCCGGCCTACGCCATCTCTTTCTTCCAGGGGCTTATCATCCCCAACGGCGTCGCCGGCGCGATCAATTCCAGCCCCGGCGCCTTCGGCGCGGCGTCCGGCCTGGTCGCGTTCGTCCAGATGACGGTGAGCGCCGCCGCAGCGCAGCTTTCGGGCACCGTCACCGGAGACAGCGTCTGGCCGCTCGTCGCCATCATGGCGGCGTGCGCCTGCCTGGTCCTGCTGCTGCTGCCGCTGCTTCGCAGCCGGCCGGCTGTGGCGGAGCCAGCGGCCGTGTCACCGGCCGACAGCGGCTGAAACCGGGACGGTTTTTTCCCAGGCGCCGGCGCCGTCGATCAACGTCACCCGGACGCTGAAGTCTTTTGGAACCGGGCGCTTGCCCAGGATCGGGATCGAGACGCCGACCCGGCCACCGGCGCCCGCCGTCACCGGGCCGGTCCTGCCCAGCCGAACGCCCCTTGGCGCTTCGACGAGGATGACCGGCTTGGCGAAAGTTCGACTGCGATGGCGGATTTGCACGCTCAAGGCGCGCCCGCGCCGCTCGGCCCGCCAGACCGCAAAGCCGTCGCCGGCCTGTTTCGGCACCCGGGCACGCGCCGCAACGATGGCCGGGTGCGGCGCGGCCTTGGGCGGAACGGCGAGCGCGAGCATTGCCTCGACCGGGATGCAGACATCCTTGCAGAGCTGGTACAGCACCGCGACGCGCGCTTCCAGGGCGGCGTCCGCATCCCGAACCGTCGCGCGGATCGGCAGGGTGAAGCGGCCGCCGAAGCCCCGGGCCCGGAAGCCGAAGCTGGTGAAAATCTCCGGCGTCGGCCAGACGATCCGCGCCGATTTCAGGTTCCGGGAACCCTGCCAGTCCAGGACCGGCGGCAGCCCCGGCGCGCCCGGCGAGCGCCAGAAGATCTTCCAGCCCGGTTTGAGATCCATGGTCAGGCCCAGCCAGCGGCTGTCGCCCGCACCGCCGCCGCCGACGAGCCGTAGCCGACCCTCCAGCCCGTCTGCCCAAGGCGACTCGGCCGCCGGCGCCGCGGCGGCAGGCATCGCTGCGGCTGCGGCCAGACCCGCCGCCAGCAGCAGGGCGCGGGGCCATCCCCCCTTTACATATCCGGTCACAATTCCCGATTTGCGGGCGGTTTCGCTTGCGCAGCGCGCCGGTCGGCCTATCTTCGGAAGCGACCGGCTGCGGATAAGGCCGGCGTTCCGCGACGGAGGATGACGATTCCGGGTTCGACCGCAAGCGCCAATCCCTGGCTTACCGGACGGCTGCTGATCGCCATGCCCGGCATGGCGGACCCGCGCTTCGCCCACACCGTCATCTACATGTGCGCCCATTCCGGCGACGGCGCCATGGGCCTCGTCGTCAACAAGCGCTCGGACAGCATCGTCTTCAAGGAACTGCTGGAGCAGGTCGGCGTCGACGACTGCACGATCCAGCGCGACATCCCGGTCCATATCGGCGGGCCGGTCGAGACGGCGCGCGGATTCGTGCTCCACGGCGGCGGTTACAGCCACACGGGCACGATGGCGGTCAGCGACGGCATCGGCCTCACAGCGTCGGTCGATATCCTGCGCGAGGTCGCGGCCGGCGGCGGGCCGGATCACTGCCTGCTCGCCCTCGGCTATTCCGGCTGGGGCGCCGGACAGCTCGAACAGGAAATCCAGCAGAACGGCTGGCTGACCGCCGACGCCGACGTATCCCTGGTCTTCGGCGCCGACCTGGACGAAGACCGCTGGCGCACCGCCATCGGCACGCTCGGCATCGATCCCAGCATGCTGTCCAGCACCGCCGGCCACGCCTGACGTCTCAGGCGGCCCGACGTCAAGCAACGAGCCGCGCCGCCATCGCATCGTAAGGCTCCAGGTCGCCGGCCGGGCCCAGCGCCGCGCAGGTCAGCGGGCCGGCGAGCAGCTTTTCGCCGAACGCGCCGACCGCCGCTTCGTCGACCGCATCGATTTTCTGCAGGATCTCCGCCGGCGGCAGCGGCCGCCCGTAAACCATCATGTGGTGCGCAAGTTGCTCGCAGCGCGCGCCCGTGCTTTCCCGCGACATCAGCAGGCCGGCGCGGGCCTGCGCCCTGGCCCGGGCCAGCTCCTCCGGTCCGGCGCCCCGGGCGAGGTCGGCCAGCTGGTCGAGCACGACCGGCGCCAGCTCCGCCGCCCGGTCGGGTCCGGTGCCGGCATAGATGCCGTAGAGGCCGGTGTCGGCATAGGCGGTGTTGTGGCTGTTGACCGAATAGACCAGCCCGCGCTTTTCCCGCACCTCCTGGAACAGGCGGGACGACATGCCGCCGCCGAGGATGGCCGAATGCATCATGGCGGCGAAATAATCGTCGTCCGCGTGAGCCGCGCCGCGGAAACCGAGCAGCAGGTGAAGCTGCTCCAGATCGCGCTCTTCGCGATAGTCGCCCCCGTCGTAGCGTGCCGGTTCGGGCGCGCGCCGGCTGCCGGCCGCCAACGCCGCGAACCGGTCTTCGACCATCGCGGCGAAGCTCTCATGCTCCAGGTTGCCGGCGGCGGCCACGACCGCCCGGGGCGCGGTGTAGTTGGACTTGTGATAGCCGTCGAGCCGGTCGCGCGGGAAGCTGCCGACGATTGCCGGATCGCCCAGCACGGGCCGGCCGAGCGCCTGGTCCGGATAGGCGGTTCGCTGGAAATGGTCGAAGATGATGTCGTCCGGCGTATCCATTGCCTGGCCGATTTCCTGCAGCACGACATCCCGCTCGCGCGCCAGCTCCGCCTCGTCGAACAGGCTGTGCTGGACGATGTCGCCGAGGATGTCGACGGCGAGCGACAGGTCGCCCTTCAGCGTCTTGCAGAAGAACGCCGTCGCCTCGCGCGACGTCCAGGCGTTGATATGGCCGCCGACCGCCTCGATCTCGTCGGCGATATCCTGCGCGCTGCGGCGCGCCGTGCCCTTGAACATCATGTGTTCGAGCAGATGGGACACGCCGTTGACCTCGGCCGGCTCGTGGCGCGCGCCGGCGTCGATCCAGACGCCGCAGGACACGGACTCGACCTGGGGCATGGCGTCGGTCGCGATCCGCAGACCGCCGGGAAGCGTCGTGACCTGCGCGGTTTCTGTCATACGATCAGAATTGCGATGTATTTGCGACCATTCTCGATGGCCTTCGAGGTTCTCCCTAGACGATCCATTCCGTCCTCGTTCGCCAAATTTGGCTACTCGGAGGTTTCTTCATCGTAGTAGATGAAGCGAAGGCTTCCTCGGAGCAATTCGATCCATGCATCCTGCTCTGATTTTGGCCACATCGTTTTTCGAGGAGGCAGATGTGCAAGTAGCGCGGTGATGACCGGATCAATTTCATCATCGTCGCTTGGCCCGCTAGCGCCATTTCCAGACTCGCTTCGATTTTGGCGACTTTGCTGTACATGCGAATCGGTGGACACCGATCCGTCGGGCTCCCCGCCCAAATGGCCAGGCATCATCAGTTTGTCGCGGCCATTTTCAAAGAAGCCGGCTGTTTCGGCAGAACGAAGCAGTACTTGACGTGCGCGGTCAGTTTGCCCGGATGGTACACCAAAGGATTCCATCTGGCGCCGTAGCGCATCCGGTGGAGGCAGGGTCATCCCAAGATATTCTTCGTAGACCTTTTTGAACAGCGGGATGACAAGGAAGGCTTCTGCCTTTGCCTTGCGTTCGGTCGAAGCATCAACAGCGCGTAACCCCAAGTCCGTCAAACAAACGAGGTTTGACCCTCGGGCTTTCTGGGTCAGACCAAATAGCCGCGCTGTCGCAACCCGGACACGGAAGCCAGAGCTGGTCGGGCTCAAGCTCATCTGTCCTGCCACCTCCTCAAAACGGCATTCGGACGACCCATTGCGTGCATAGACCGCTTGAGCGAATTCGAGTGCGGATTTCAAGTCCATATATGGAAATGAGATGCCCGACTTCTCGCGCGGGCGTTTTTTTTCAGCGGTCTGTTCGGTCTGGCTTCCCGAAGTCGCCGCAGCGCCATCTGTTTCCATAGCTATGATGCTCCAATTGAGGTGCCGGACTGGAGGGGTTATGTGTCGCTTTTGTCCATTTGTCAACCAATTGTTCATCTAGCGGCAAACAATTGTGGCATTTCTGCAACGGTAAAGGTGTTCAAATGAGCCGGCGCGCACCGTCGGTTGACAAACGTAGAGTGGCGCGGCAAGTTGCCGATGCCGGGGCGGTGTCGGCCCCGGCATCACGATCATAACCCAGTCTACCGCGGACGCAGAAGAAAGGAGGGTGTGGTGATCTGGCAACCGCCCGGTAGGAGAGGCCGCGACCGTAGCCTACGGGCTGCGGTCAAAGCCTGACGGCGGGCGGGTCAAGGTTCGTATGCCTTGACCCGCTTTCCTTAGCACAATTGAGCGAATCGGTCCATCATCCAACCCATACCGAAGGTATCTCCCCTGAAACGCACCTTAGATTAGGGTCGGTTTGAAGAGTTCATTATCCAGGCGATGGAGTGAATCGTCAGTACAGTTCGTAGAAGTCTGCCGGTCCGTCGTTCCGAAACAGTTACCATCATCCTCTCGCCGCCTGGGCGTTGGCGAGCACATAGTCGGTCAGCCGGGCGGCATCCTTCGCCATCGTGACGCACCGCTCTTCGTGATCGTGTAGGTCGGCGAGGTGCGGCGGCAGGGCGGGGCGATGGCCGGTCGCCCGCTCGACCGCGTCCGGGAACTTCGCCGGATGGGCCGTCGCCAGCACGACGACCTGATCGCCGTCGGCCC
The genomic region above belongs to Rhodospirillaceae bacterium and contains:
- a CDS encoding metalloregulator ArsR/SmtB family transcription factor, producing the protein MEINSATEAFAALSQETRLAAFRLLVRAGPAGLPAGEIARALGAAPSTLSTHLGLLQRAGLVTSERRSRLIVYRADFDGVGALMRFLMEDCCKGHKIVRAAVRAALEDAA
- a CDS encoding VOC family protein: MKRLHVHLNVADLDKTVQFYRTLFGAAPDKLKNDYAQWMLDEPAVNFAVSTQKCCDGEGGGVSHLGIQVEDDDSLKAITRALTDAEQSVFEEKENLCCYAKGNKTWASDPDGVVWETFHRLAHSDTIGRDDARDAEIGALHDRAAL
- a CDS encoding aquaporin family protein, with protein sequence MTFSLARKLAAEALGTAFLLATVVGSGIMAETLAGGNVALALLGNTVATGAILMVLILIFGPVSGAHFNPAVTLAFLIRREIGTRDAAVYIVVQIAAGLAGVLVAHLMFGEPAFAASVNSRTGIGQWTGEFVATFGLVATILGTVRFRPEATAYAVGLFISAGYWFTSSTSFANPAVTIARSLTDSFSGILPAHAPGFILAQLAGAVAATLVFGWLLKERSG
- a CDS encoding multidrug effflux MFS transporter produces the protein MTVRAKAAFFLVLMLMAAAGSFSMQVFLPALPEIQRYFGSSQSFVQLTLSLSMVAIAVSTLFYGPLSDRFGRKPVLVGGMGLFLAGSLLSTFAPSVTLLIVGRVAQAAGGAAGMVLSRAIVRDVYGAAEAPKAINYLTMAMVIAPMIAPVVGGFLTEGFGWRANFAATAVLALLVGALVVGLLHETFPSAARARSRDGSIVRSALGGLRQVARSRRFWGYTLISAFSMAIFFAFVAGAPYLMNGLLKRPPSEYGLWFLGIPGMFAVGSFTATRLLNTLGLDRSVMLGAILGALVLAVAALLFGVFALTPALLFVPAYAISFFQGLIIPNGVAGAINSSPGAFGAASGLVAFVQMTVSAAAAQLSGTVTGDSVWPLVAIMAACACLVLLLLPLLRSRPAVAEPAAVSPADSG
- a CDS encoding protein-disulfide reductase DsbD family protein, giving the protein MPAAAAPAAESPWADGLEGRLRLVGGGGAGDSRWLGLTMDLKPGWKIFWRSPGAPGLPPVLDWQGSRNLKSARIVWPTPEIFTSFGFRARGFGGRFTLPIRATVRDADAALEARVAVLYQLCKDVCIPVEAMLALAVPPKAAPHPAIVAARARVPKQAGDGFAVWRAERRGRALSVQIRHRSRTFAKPVILVEAPRGVRLGRTGPVTAGAGGRVGVSIPILGKRPVPKDFSVRVTLIDGAGAWEKTVPVSAAVGR
- a CDS encoding YqgE/AlgH family protein translates to MTIPGSTASANPWLTGRLLIAMPGMADPRFAHTVIYMCAHSGDGAMGLVVNKRSDSIVFKELLEQVGVDDCTIQRDIPVHIGGPVETARGFVLHGGGYSHTGTMAVSDGIGLTASVDILREVAAGGGPDHCLLALGYSGWGAGQLEQEIQQNGWLTADADVSLVFGADLDEDRWRTAIGTLGIDPSMLSSTAGHA
- a CDS encoding pitrilysin family protein, which encodes MTETAQVTTLPGGLRIATDAMPQVESVSCGVWIDAGARHEPAEVNGVSHLLEHMMFKGTARRSAQDIADEIEAVGGHINAWTSREATAFFCKTLKGDLSLAVDILGDIVQHSLFDEAELARERDVVLQEIGQAMDTPDDIIFDHFQRTAYPDQALGRPVLGDPAIVGSFPRDRLDGYHKSNYTAPRAVVAAAGNLEHESFAAMVEDRFAALAAGSRRAPEPARYDGGDYREERDLEQLHLLLGFRGAAHADDDYFAAMMHSAILGGGMSSRLFQEVREKRGLVYSVNSHNTAYADTGLYGIYAGTGPDRAAELAPVVLDQLADLARGAGPEELARARAQARAGLLMSRESTGARCEQLAHHMMVYGRPLPPAEILQKIDAVDEAAVGAFGEKLLAGPLTCAALGPAGDLEPYDAMAARLVA